TTTTGTCCGGTCAGATAGTGATAACTTAAATCACTCCAGACCCCATTAGCCTCACCCCGGTCATAACTGGCACCCAAGCTGACACCGTTGGCACGAACGCCGCCCCAAGTAACATTGGTATTGGGATCACGCGTTCCGGCAAAGGCCAGTAACGAGCTGGATAGCGGCCGCCGTGACGCCGTTGCAGTCCAGCCAATATGGTTCCAGCTGTTGCTGTATGCCAAGCCGCCGACCACATCGACCACCTCAAATCCCATCGGGGTAGTACCAATATCCGTGGCCCAATGATCATTTTGCCACCCCATTGCGATACTGGTGCCACTCGCGCGCTGGCGAATATCACCCTCGCATCCGGCCTTATAACAAGTACCGAACTTCTCCTTATATACACCCTTGGTATTCGCAAATGTGCTGGCATTCATCTCAATGATGTCACTACGGAAAAAAGCGCGGCCATCTGCAAGCGGTGTATCAACCTGAGCCATAGTATTAAACGCGCTCAGATCAGAAATACCCCCTGTGCCGCTAGATCCCCAATAATCCTGATCCAATGTGACGCGGGTATCCTGCTGCCGATAGAGGTCGGCAGCATCAGCACGAATACCGCGTTTGAGCCAATCATCCGTGGCCTGATTACGTGTCAGTAAGGTATAGCTGTCATTATCTGTCGGCAGTGTCGGTGCAATACCGCTGGCGACCATCGCCTGCTTGAAATCATCTTGCGCAGCAACTGGCTGCCCTTGTGATTGTGCTAAACGGGCCGAGTCACGAAACACCAGCGCATTATCCTGTGATGGTGCGCCTTTGGCGGCAGCCGGTTTCAACCGTTGGAAGATATCGGCTGCTTTTTGTGGATCACCCACACCGCTCCAGGCATTGGCGACCCGCCGTTGGGTATTTAAGCTGGCACCTTCGCCCGTCAGTGGTTCAGTTTGCAAATGCTGACGTGCATCGCTAAGGCGGCCTTCGGCAATATAAGCCTCAATTTCACCCAAACGCGCATCAGGGTTTTGTGGCTCGCGCGCTCGAATACGCTGATAGCCCGCCAGCGCTTCACTGTAATCGCCGCGTTCCAGCGCCCAATCAGCCAGTGTCAGGTCAATTTGTGTATTCGCAGGTTGCTGACGTAACGCGGTTATCGCCCCGCTTTCATCACCATTTTCCCGTAGCTGACGCGCCAATGTCAGCACTTGATCTAATTTCAAGCGCTGATCTAATTCACGGATATTATCGTTCCATTGCGCCGCAGGCAGTGTGGTCAGATGTACCAATGCCTGGCTATCTCGCTCGGTGCTGGAAAGGTAGAGCGCGTAAGCATAGACCTGCTCTGGGTCACCCGGTTTACGACTGGCCAATTGGTGGAACTCTGCATCCGCTTGCGCCAAATGGCCATCTTGCGCCAATGCTTGTGCTAACCGGTAAGTTATCCAGACATCATTCGGTGCCATCTTTTGCGCTTGCCGGTATTTCTCTGCCGCCTGATGCCACTGTTGCTGTGCCGCCAACATTTCAGCCTGCTGTTTCAGCATATCCAATTGCAGGCTATTGAGTGTGTCGCGCATTTTTGCCTGTTGGCTACGCGGCAAGTTATTCAGGTAATTGAGTGCTTTTTGTGGGGATTCACGTTGATAGATATTTGCCAGGCCACGCACCGCGCTGCTATTGGCTGGATCCAGACGCAATGCTTGCTGGTAATGCTGCTCGGCAGTTTTATCATCATGACGGGCCACGGCCACATCCCCCAAACCAATCAGTGCATAACTGTCGCTGCCATCTATTTGACGTGCCTGCTGGTATTTTTGCTGGGCCAGGGCAGTATTACCGGCTTTCAGCGCCTTATCCCCTTCATCATTCAGCAGCCAGTAACGGTTGGTCTTGATCAAACTGGCCCATTTATCGCTCTTCAGACCGTCTTTATCTGATTTTTGTGCCTGTTCAAACAACCGCAAAGCCTGTGCACGATCTCCCGCACGGGCATAAGCCAGGCCCAGTGCGCCCACAATTTCTGGATCATTGGGAGAGGCTGCCAATGCTTGTTTCAATGCTGGTATTGCAGCCACGCCACTACCACTGTCAACTTTCGCCAGCCCACTTAACCGCGCCTGGTAGGTTGGATCGGCCAACATCGTTTGCTGATTAGCCAGCTCTTTGCGAGCAATATCTGCTTGTGGGCCAGTTGAAAACACATCAAGAAAATGGGTCAATGCGGTGACACTTTGCGGGCTTACCGTCATCGTTTTGATGGTATCCATCCACAAATCAGCGGCATCTGACGTTCCGTTCGGGTCTGTGGCCACTTTCTCCAATAGCGCGTAGCCTTGTGCGGCCTTTTGTTGGCTGAAATACATGCGCGCCAATGCCATGCGCAGAGCGACGTTGCCCGGATATTGTTGGTCTAACGAAGCAAGTTTCTGGGTAGCCAGGACTTCCTGACCCGGTAACCGCGCCACCAGCCGCCAATATTCAACCGCCAGATCCAGTGTGGGTGGATTCCCTTGCAGCAACTGATCATATTTAACTTTTGCTTCTGCGACTCGCCCTGCGGTTGCCAACAGGCGCGCCTCTTGCAATTGCTGACGCACCTCTGGTTTTGTCATGGCCAACATCAGTTTAGCGCGCCGATACACCTCAGAGTCAGGTGCCAATTGTTGCAATTTATCTAACTGTTTTTGTGCTTCCGCCAGATTCCCTTGCCGCAATGCCTGACGTATTCCCGCCGCAATGACATCCGGATTATTCGGGTCCATCATGTTCAGGCGATACAGTGACTGCTTAACCAACTCATCTTTATTAGTCGCCTCGCCCAATCGTACCTGTTCGAGTAAAAACTGGGTTGGCGAGACAGCTTCGGCCCCCCGCGCCACACCAACAAATGCTTGAGGCAATAACGCCAGGCTTAACAGCCAGTTTATTTTAATGTTGCGCATTGACTGTTCCATGAGGGCTGAAGCTCACCCTGCCGATTAAAGCTATAACGATGTTGTGCCCATCCCTGACCAAACAGTGTCAGCACCGCACTGTAGTAAGCATCGGCTCCCGGAGGTGAATCTTGTACCCGTTTTTGTTGTTGGCTAAGCGCCTGCTGATTAAACGGTGCAGGACCACTGGCTAAAAACGGTAATAATGCCGCCGAAAAGCCAACCGGCCCATCACCGGTTGTTTTGCCAGTCAACGTATCGGCCTTTTCCGGTGGCAAACCTTGCTGCTGGGTGACTTCAGCCATCGGTTGGAAGTGTTGGATAAGTGCCGCCTTTTGCGGACTGTTATTTGATAACATCCCGGCCCATAAGTAAGTACGAATCGCATCGTAGCTACCGAGATTTGGGTGAGTTTCATCCGGCTGCCAGCCTTTATCTTTTTGCCACACCACCCAGTCAGGGCTGAAACCACGCGGTGCTGTTTCCAGCCATAGCCGCTGATTGGTTTTCACCATAGCTTTCCACGGCCCGGCAAGGGAGGCGAAACGCGCCAGCAATTGTGGTGGCAAGTAGCTCGGATTGAGCCGCCAACGCTCTTCATTATTAAAGCCAATTTTGCCCGGTAATAACATTTCACCTAAGCCGGGAATATTTACCACTTCTTCTTTGGCAATGCGTTGCAGCAGCAAGGTTCCTATGGTCTGGTAGCGGCGAGTATCCCACAATCGGCCAGCCTCTAATAAACTGTAAGCAATCCATAAATCAGCATCCGAAGCCGAGTTTGGGTCGAGAATATCCCAGCTATGCTCATTGCGTTGCCCCCACAACCATGCGGGTAGACGGGCGGTTAAATCTCCCGCTGACAAGTTATTTTCTGTCCAAGTGAGTAATCGATCGAATGTCTCGCGATCATCAGCTACCAGCGCAAAAAACAAGCCGTAACTTTGCCCCTCCGACGTGGTGACTTTCCTCGGGTTGCTGGGGTCGATAACTCGCCCCGACTCACTGATATAGTGTTGTTTGAACTGCTGCCATGCTGGCCAATCACAAGCTGCTGCGGTACCAAAACTGGCAAGCAGCAGCAGGATGCATACCAGTCGTTTAAACATCACGACCATCCTAATTAATCTCTCTCATCAGGTGATAACCGGCGGCGGCTAATCAGGCGTAACAAGCGCCAGGCCATCATTGCAGCAATCACTACGACTAATACCGCGACACCCGCCAGCAGAACCGGATGGGTAGATAAGCTGTGCCAGATGCGCTCCCACCAAGGTAAATGGCCGACATCATAGGTGTCGCCAACGCGCAGGCTGTTCACGCCTGACTCACGGATAACCGCGACCGAGCCAAATACCGCCTCACGTTTGCCGCTGTCGAGCAACGCGTTATTCAGTAAGCTGTAGCCATGCGGGCTGTCAGCCAATAACGCCACGATACTGCGCTGCGGGAAGTTAGGTGACTGTACGCCGATAATGGCCGACATCGCTCCTTCAGAACTGACGGTCACTTTGCTGTCCGCCACTCTATCGGAAGCGGGAGCTAACATGTCCGGCAAGCCCGTTTGGCGATTTGGCATTTTGACCCAGCTCTGGGTTTGATCCACCAGCAAGTTAATCTTCTGGTCATCACGTAATTCAGGCGGAATGGTACCGATAATCAGCACATCGACATCTTGGTCTTTTGCCTGTGACCAGTCGTCGGTGATGTTGATACCCACCGCCGGATAGCCGACTTGCGCCCCGATATTCCCCACGGTATTCAACAGTGTAGTCAGTTGTGACGGCGCAGGTTTCGGTGGCACCAAGACCAGGGTCTCGGAGAGATCTGCCAGACGACTGAATGGGAAGCCGGCATTAGCAAATGCCCGTAAATCTGGCATTTCCATAAAGTGACGGTAACCGGAGAAATCGATAGTGGAATTACCATCAATCACCGCGTGGTTTGGCGCGGTCG
The sequence above is drawn from the Yersinia enterocolitica subsp. enterocolitica genome and encodes:
- the bcsC gene encoding cellulose synthase complex outer membrane protein BcsC yields the protein MRNIKINWLLSLALLPQAFVGVARGAEAVSPTQFLLEQVRLGEATNKDELVKQSLYRLNMMDPNNPDVIAAGIRQALRQGNLAEAQKQLDKLQQLAPDSEVYRRAKLMLAMTKPEVRQQLQEARLLATAGRVAEAKVKYDQLLQGNPPTLDLAVEYWRLVARLPGQEVLATQKLASLDQQYPGNVALRMALARMYFSQQKAAQGYALLEKVATDPNGTSDAADLWMDTIKTMTVSPQSVTALTHFLDVFSTGPQADIARKELANQQTMLADPTYQARLSGLAKVDSGSGVAAIPALKQALAASPNDPEIVGALGLAYARAGDRAQALRLFEQAQKSDKDGLKSDKWASLIKTNRYWLLNDEGDKALKAGNTALAQQKYQQARQIDGSDSYALIGLGDVAVARHDDKTAEQHYQQALRLDPANSSAVRGLANIYQRESPQKALNYLNNLPRSQQAKMRDTLNSLQLDMLKQQAEMLAAQQQWHQAAEKYRQAQKMAPNDVWITYRLAQALAQDGHLAQADAEFHQLASRKPGDPEQVYAYALYLSSTERDSQALVHLTTLPAAQWNDNIRELDQRLKLDQVLTLARQLRENGDESGAITALRQQPANTQIDLTLADWALERGDYSEALAGYQRIRAREPQNPDARLGEIEAYIAEGRLSDARQHLQTEPLTGEGASLNTQRRVANAWSGVGDPQKAADIFQRLKPAAAKGAPSQDNALVFRDSARLAQSQGQPVAAQDDFKQAMVASGIAPTLPTDNDSYTLLTRNQATDDWLKRGIRADAADLYRQQDTRVTLDQDYWGSSGTGGISDLSAFNTMAQVDTPLADGRAFFRSDIIEMNASTFANTKGVYKEKFGTCYKAGCEGDIRQRASGTSIAMGWQNDHWATDIGTTPMGFEVVDVVGGLAYSNSWNHIGWTATASRRPLSSSLLAFAGTRDPNTNVTWGGVRANGVSLGASYDRGEANGVWSDLSYHYLTGQNVADNQRLRFMTGYYYKLINEDNRRFTIGLNGMWWHYQKDLSGYTLGQGGYYSPQKYLSLAIPVNYRQRTDNWSWELGGSVSLSHSATNDRARYPLQSLLNNSIKSISDRNDLDYGDSSNGAGYTLRALIERRLSSHWTLGAGVDIQQAKDYTPSHALIYLRYSMAGWQGDLDMPPQPLVPYADFK
- the bcsZ gene encoding cellulose synthase complex periplasmic endoglucanase BcsZ; translation: MVVMFKRLVCILLLLASFGTAAACDWPAWQQFKQHYISESGRVIDPSNPRKVTTSEGQSYGLFFALVADDRETFDRLLTWTENNLSAGDLTARLPAWLWGQRNEHSWDILDPNSASDADLWIAYSLLEAGRLWDTRRYQTIGTLLLQRIAKEEVVNIPGLGEMLLPGKIGFNNEERWRLNPSYLPPQLLARFASLAGPWKAMVKTNQRLWLETAPRGFSPDWVVWQKDKGWQPDETHPNLGSYDAIRTYLWAGMLSNNSPQKAALIQHFQPMAEVTQQQGLPPEKADTLTGKTTGDGPVGFSAALLPFLASGPAPFNQQALSQQQKRVQDSPPGADAYYSAVLTLFGQGWAQHRYSFNRQGELQPSWNSQCATLK